One Mycolicibacterium goodii genomic region harbors:
- a CDS encoding LysR family transcriptional regulator substrate-binding protein — MWLFHLQEALVEGSVDIAITCGIVPDPPHAVSEVTCAEPLLASVRPDHRLAQLPQLDLTDLAHETMGIQSDFLFPAWVLAQRQALEEARVSPRTVELEDNHVSAAWPAQADVDWILTTGSIADEGMAAVVRPVTRPRFVPYTLQWIPDRAPTEAVNRFIGMARHDPGAVPPGWVKSGDPSIDGPPLR, encoded by the coding sequence ATGTGGCTGTTTCATCTGCAGGAGGCGCTGGTCGAGGGGTCGGTCGATATCGCCATCACCTGCGGGATCGTGCCCGATCCGCCGCACGCCGTCAGCGAGGTAACCTGCGCTGAGCCGCTGCTTGCCAGCGTCCGCCCCGACCATCGGCTGGCGCAGCTGCCGCAGTTGGACCTGACCGATCTGGCACACGAGACCATGGGTATCCAGAGCGACTTCCTCTTCCCTGCATGGGTGTTGGCGCAACGACAGGCCCTTGAGGAGGCCCGCGTATCGCCGCGCACCGTCGAGCTGGAGGACAACCACGTCTCGGCGGCGTGGCCGGCGCAGGCAGACGTCGACTGGATCCTGACGACCGGTTCGATCGCCGACGAGGGCATGGCCGCCGTGGTGCGTCCGGTGACGAGGCCGCGCTTCGTGCCCTACACCCTGCAGTGGATTCCGGATCGTGCACCGACCGAGGCGGTCAACCGCTTCATCGGCATGGCACGCCACGATCCCGGTGCCGTTCCGCCCGGTTGGGTGAAGTCAGGCGATCCGAGCATCGACGGCCCACCGTTGCGTTAG
- a CDS encoding LysR family transcriptional regulator: MELRQLEAFVAVATELHFGRAAEKVGIGQPTLSDMMRRLEREMGTPLLTRNTRRVALTAAGTDLLDRAKTMLNEVSIAGAAVQRIAQGEAGTVRLGITPLAAPILAKHLLDLWVRRLRTSR; this comes from the coding sequence GTGGAGTTACGTCAACTGGAGGCCTTCGTGGCCGTTGCGACCGAACTGCATTTCGGGCGAGCGGCCGAAAAGGTGGGCATCGGCCAGCCGACGTTGAGTGACATGATGCGGCGGCTGGAGCGGGAGATGGGGACCCCGCTGCTGACACGGAACACACGGCGCGTGGCGCTAACTGCGGCAGGCACCGACCTGCTCGATCGAGCGAAGACGATGCTCAACGAGGTCTCCATCGCCGGAGCCGCAGTGCAGCGCATCGCGCAGGGTGAGGCGGGAACGGTCAGGCTGGGCATCACGCCCCTGGCCGCACCGATCCTGGCAAAGCACCTGCTGGACCTCTGGGTTCGCAGGCTCCGGACGTCGAGGTGA